CGATCAAGATCGATACGATGCACGATTACAACCGTGAACACGGCATGGATATGGCAGAGCCTGGGGTGAGTGGTGGTAGGTTTGATTGAAAAGATGATATATCTGAGTGAATGGTTAGTCTGCGGCGACAGAAAAGTCATTCTAGAGGACTGGAGCAATCGATTCTTGATGTATTTATATAGCGGATGGAATATTAGGGCAAATGGAGTGTGTAGCGATGTATGgactgaaaatgaaaatagcAGCAGTAGACGCTCGAATGGCCTGATTTGGAAGTTGCAGATCACACGTTCAACTTGCTCTGTCAGTTGTCAGTGGACATGAACCAACACCAGTCTCAACTCTGAACTAGACAATTTTCCAGAACGCTCGACCCCTGTCCGTCGATATTGTATTGGGCTATCTGGCGCGGTGGCTCTTGTGCCGGAGAGCGCGATGCTGGTGCCTGATGAGGACAGGTGTAGCGTTGATGGGCCGCTTCTTGCAAATCTCGCTGTGGACGCATTTCTGTGCAGCACAGACAGGCGAGAAGGGCGCCTGCTAAATGCAGATTCTCGTGGGTGCTTTTGGACGATTTCTACATGGGATCTGCATCGATCTGTGTGCGCGCAGAGGGCGGTCCTGAAGGAAACATCTGGCTGCCTAGTTGAAAACAAAAGTGATGTCTGTCGCTGCCTCGTGTGTGCGCCATGCCATAAGCAGCAACAGAACTCCTCAACCGCGGACTTGTCTTGTCCTTCTCCCAATCGGGTCTGATCCTATCCTGTTGGTCCCTTGCTCATAATTTACTTAAACcctcatcgacatccatCCTCCGTATTTTATATTCCCCCCATCCATGgccttcctccttctcctcctctttattcttttatttatttgcaGGCTCTTCCTCCGTCAGGCTGCCACCAAAAGACCCTCTCTGCCCCCAGGTCCAAAGGGTCTCCCGCTGGTCGGCAATATTCTCGATATGCCCTCTGATAAAGAGTGGCTCACTTTTGCCCAATGGGGTGAAACTTGGGGTGcgctccttttctttttccctcTGACCTCATCTTATCAGGTCATAGGTGATATTTGTTCCGTTACTGTCCTTGGTCAACCAGTTATTATCCTCAATTCTGCAAAGGTTGCACGCGACATGTTGGACAAGAAAAGCGCCATCTACTCTGACAGACCCGTTCTCCAGATGGGCGGTGAGCTTGTCGGCTGGAAAAATACTATGGTTCTTTTGCCCTACGGTGACCGCTTCCGCCGCTACAGGCGTCTTTTCCATAGCTTGATTGGGAGCCAGTCAGCAGTAAAGCGTTTCTACCCAGCCGGGGAGCTCGAAGCTCGGAGATTCCTACGCCGCCTTCTCATCAAGCCAGACGACTTGTCGGCTCAGGTCCGCATGTACGCATCTATTCTGCTTCAAATTATTCTCCTGCTAATTTATCACGATTTTAGAACGGCAGGCGCAGTGATCCTCAGAATATCGCACGGATATGAGGTCAAAGAGTGTCATGATCCTTTCGTTGAAATCGCCGACCTCGCTACAGAGCAGTTTTCTTTGTCCACCGCTCCCGGTGGGTTCCTGGTAGATTTAATTCCAGCTTGTGTGTTTCCCCCCTTTTTTGGCAAACTTCAAATTCTCATATATCAACGCAGTGCGTCATGTTCCCAAATGGTTCCCTGGAGCTGGATTCCGCCGCAAGGCAGACCAGTGGTCTGCTACGCTCTCTGAGATGGTCGATGGACCCCACAATTTCGTCAAGCAACAAATGGTAATATCACGTTTATTTTCCCTACCAATACCCAATCTTGATTCTATCTTTTATCTCAGGCATCTGGAACTGCTCAAGTTTCCTTCACCTCAACGCTATTGGAAGGAAAGTGCCTCTCAGCTCAAGAAGAATTTGACATCAAATGGAGCGCCGCCAGTTTGTACTCCGGTTTGTAAAGTTCCATTTTACCAGGATTACTCGAGGATTTACATTCGTCTCCCTCATCGGATCAATAGGCGCTGCTGATACGGTACGTCATGCAATCCTATTTTTTCAGCCTATTTTACGTCGGGATTCTCACGATTTGGGTCGTTGTAGACTGTTTCTATGGTCAATTCGTTTTTCCTAGCTTTAGCTCTGTATCCAGAGGCTATGAAGAAAGCTCAATCAGAAATTGATACGGTCGTTGGAAACGAACGTTTGCCAAATTTTGAAGATCGGCCTAACCTCCCCTACAACAACGCCCTCTTTTTGGAAGTCTTGAGATGGCATACAGTCGTCCCCACTGGTACAATTTTCAGTTCCACCTTTTTTAATATTCTCTGAAAACAGCTATGTAGCGGTCCCCCATCGACTGATGCAAGACGATATCCACGAAGGCTATTTCATTCCCAAGGGCGCTTTGGTCATCCCTAATATCTGGTGAGTGTCATTATAACACATAATGAATTGTACATCTAGAATACTCTCGTTAGGAAATTCGCGCATGATCCTAGAGTGTACAGCAACCCGTTCGAATTCAACCCGGAGCGATTTTTGCCCGCGAAAGGAAGGGTACCAGAGCCAGACCCACGGGAGTTCTGCTTTGGGTTTGGTAGAAGGCAAGTTCATCCCTTCTGTCTCTTGGCTCACTGCTTATCATGCTTCCAATGATCCCAAAGAATATGCCCAGGTGCGCGGTGTTACTCTGGTTCTATCAGCGTATAATCTTCTCTAAATTGCATTTGAATAGGGCTTCACCTTGCAGACGCCTCCGTTTTTATATCTTGCGTCATGTCCTTGGCAGTGTTCAATGTGTCCAAATGTGTTGAGAACGGTGTGGTCATTGAACCCGTTCACGGGAACACAACTGGGACGATAAGGTGAATTTTTGTTCTTCTGTATTTATTTCATTATTGTTGACATTATTCAACAGCCACCCAGAGCCATTCAAGTGCAGTATCAAACCGCGCTCAGAAAAGGCCGTCTCGCTCATACTCGCAGAGCCATAAAACCACTCCCTCCTTTTATTAGTATCTTTATTCAATATCTTGCGCTTTATCTCATATCACGTATACCCTCCCTTATTTTGTATTGTCCCTTGCAGGCACGGTGACGCCTGTAGATATGacttttttcgattttttttgTGGGGTATTGCTGCTATCTAGATGTACAGGGAATTGCTGGAATGTGTAATATGGGTGCGAAATAGAGAGTTTTCCGTCTGTGCTTCAATATTTGCATGAGGTTAGCTGCTGACTTGATCATGACGGTTGAACATCCTCCATCTCAATGTCCTTCGTTGTCGATTCTGGCTGGTCATCGACGACCATGCTAACGTTAGATTTTTCGGCGCTAACGACACCAGAGGAAGTTTCCGAGTTCATAACATTAGGCTCGGGAAGGGCAATAGGGGGGTCATTTGTTTCTTTACTACTGGACGTGTTTTGGGTAGTAACATCAAGGTTATCGGCAGCATTCGTAGGTGTTTCAGCGGGAGCTTCAGAATTCAGCGGCTCGGAAACAGCGGTAACCATAGGTGCTGTATCGGCAGCCTTAGTCTCTCCGTCTACCTGATCTTGCGCAGTGTTCTCCGGCTTAGTTTCAGCAGTTAGAGCGGCTTCTGTACTTGTCGTTGTTCCGTTTTGCGCAACTATGGGTGATTAGTTGAGTTTAAGTGTTCCGTGGGTCAAGGCAAACGTCAGATAGGCATCGGTAACGACGGCTACGAACCTTTCGGTGCGGACTGTGCGGAACCAGGGTTCTTCTCGTCGTTAAGGATTTTTTGCAGCGTCTGTTGCATACTCTCCAGTATGGGCGCGTTAGGCTGAACATTCGCCACGGCACGTTCAATTATCGGGTATCTGGTGAGATTTGGGCGGGAAAGTCAGTATGGTTCGATGCGAGGTCTGGCAGCTGTACCGCTTTATCGAGGAATAGTTTCACCTCTGCACTTCTTGGTTGAGCTCGTGGAGAGCCCCCGCGACGGTCTGGAAGTGCATGCCCTGATCATTAGTCATTCGCTTGCGCGCAATACGCTCAATTCCCTCTTTAAAGCTCGGGTATGATTCCTAGAAGACATTATTTGTCGATTCCGTGCAGACAGACAGCGCAAAACCGTACATCTTGTTGAAACTGGGCGAGCAGTTCTCGGCGCAGACGTTCGAACTCTCCCGTTTTCTTAAACCTGATGAGAGTGAGAGACAAAACAAAGTGGTATTAGTGATTGGGCTTACTCGTCCACAAGAGCCGCTGGGGTGTCGATGGGCATAAGAGTGGATGAATGAAGGAGTGGCGGCAGCGGACGAACTGTTAATCATGAGAGCGATAAGATTAGATCAAAATAACCGCGCGATCTGGTGCATCCATCGCACACCCGACAACCCGACTCCCCGCTTAACCACATTCCCCATCTTTGCCGGCTTGCTTTTTCACAAACAACGTGGAATCGTGCCCATTGCGTATATAAAACTATAAAACCGTGTAACGGCGTCAGAGTACCTCGCCGAGACCATGTCTTCTGCTGTTGACTTCCCTCCTCTCAAGAACGATCTACTACTACGCGCCGCTCGAGGTTTGTCAGAGTCTCTGCAACTCATATCTGATAactttgatctcaagaaatTATTCTACAGGAGAGCACACCGAGCGCGCGCCCGTATGGGTCATGCGTCAGGCAGGCAGATATCTTCCTGGTCTGTATTATTACGCTCTCAGATCTCAAAATCGCACCTCTTAACATATACACAGAATTCCGCAAAGTACGCGAATCGCACGAGTTCTTCGAAGTCTGCCGCACACCAGCGCTCGCGACCGAAGTCACTGTGCAGCCCATCCGCAGGTACTCGGGGCTGGTCGACGCATCGATCATCTTCAGCgacatcctcgtcgtcccaCAGGCAATGGGCATGGAGGTGCTCATGAACCCTGGGCCCCAGTTCCCCGACCCGCTCGTCACTCCAGCAGACATCAGCAAGCTCAACAAGACCGTCGATGTCGAGAAAGAACTCGGTTACGTTTTCCGCGCGATCACCGAGACCAGGATCGCGTTGAACGGCGAGGTGCCTCTGATTGGATTTTGTGGCGCCCCGTGGACTCTGTTCGCGTACATGATCGAGGGCGGCGGCAGCAAAACACTTCAAAAGGCCAAAACCTGGCTGTTCAAATACCCAGAAGAATCCAAGGCGCTCCTCCTGCGGATCGCAGACGTCTGCGTCGATTTTTTGGTCGGACAGGTGAAAGCGGGTGCTCAGGCGCGTGGTTTTCGTTTTTCTACCTCTTGTTGTTTTATTCATATTCACATTCCACTACCAAACAGCTGCTACAAGTGTTTGATTCTTGGGCTGGAGAGCTTTCGCCATACGATTTCAACCAATTTTCATACCCCACCCTAAAACATATATCCAGCAATGTTAAACGCCGCCTATCAGAGGAGAACCT
The sequence above is a segment of the Psilocybe cubensis strain MGC-MH-2018 chromosome 4, whole genome shotgun sequence genome. Coding sequences within it:
- a CDS encoding Cytochrome P450 monooxygenase 208 codes for the protein MSVAASLFLRQAATKRPSLPPGPKGLPLVGNILDMPSDKEWLTFAQWGETWGDICSVTVLGQPVIILNSAKVARDMLDKKSAIYSDRPVLQMGGELVGWKNTMVLLPYGDRFRRYRRLFHSLIGSQSAVKRFYPAGELEARRFLRRLLIKPDDLSAQVRITAGAVILRISHGYEVKECHDPFVEIADLATEQFSLSTAPGGFLVDLIPALRHVPKWFPGAGFRRKADQWSATLSEMVDGPHNFVKQQMASGTAQVSFTSTLLEGKCLSAQEEFDIKWSAASLYSGAADTTVSMVNSFFLALALYPEAMKKAQSEIDTVVGNERLPNFEDRPNLPYNNALFLEVLRWHTVVPTAVPHRLMQDDIHEGYFIPKGALVIPNIWKFAHDPRVYSNPFEFNPERFLPAKGRVPEPDPREFCFGFGLHLADASVFISCVMSLAVFNVSKCVENGVVIEPVHGNTTGTISHPEPFKCSIKPRSEKAVSLILAEP
- a CDS encoding Uroporphyrinogen decarboxylase; the protein is MSSAVDFPPLKNDLLLRAARGEHTERAPVWVMRQAGRYLPEFRKVRESHEFFEVCRTPALATEVTVQPIRRYSGLVDASIIFSDILVVPQAMGMEVLMNPGPQFPDPLVTPADISKLNKTVDVEKELGYVFRAITETRIALNGEVPLIGFCGAPWTLFAYMIEGGGSKTLQKAKTWLFKYPEESKALLLRIADVCVDFLVGQVKAGAQLLQVFDSWAGELSPYDFNQFSYPTLKHISSNVKRRLSEENLPVVPMTLFAKGANYALGHLAQNAGYDVLGLDWLIDPVEARRIVGDKVALQGNMDPNVLYGGRDAIEAAVKRMAEGFRAGKGGWIANLGHGITPGVDPEDLRWFFECVQKYSAL